A region of Chloroflexota bacterium DNA encodes the following proteins:
- a CDS encoding 2-oxoacid:acceptor oxidoreductase subunit alpha — protein MSEEGIREGQFFINGDEACAEGAISAGCRFFAGYPITPATEIAERMSRRLPEIGGVYVQMEDEIASMNAILGASWAGVKAMTSTSGPGFSLMMENLGLGVMLETPCVVVNVQRAGPSTGLPTSVGQGDMMQAKWGSHGVYEIIAIVPSSPQEMFDFTITAFNLSEKYRVPVLLMADETVGHMSEKVVMRRVAPEELVQRRRPTAPPGKYWPYQPDSDLVPPMAIAGEGYRFHVTGLTHDERGYPEMTAAAQERLVRRLVDKIRLNRKDIINYEEVGTEDAEVVVCAYGITARVARRAVQQARDEGIRAGLLRLITVWPFAEDRVRELSQQVKAFVVPEINYGQIVLEVERCAGGRAKTLLLPHMGGGMHQPQTILEGIREALR, from the coding sequence ATGTCTGAGGAAGGTATTCGAGAGGGGCAGTTCTTTATCAATGGTGATGAAGCCTGTGCTGAGGGAGCTATCAGTGCAGGCTGTCGTTTTTTTGCTGGCTATCCCATCACCCCGGCTACCGAGATAGCAGAGCGGATGAGCCGCCGACTCCCCGAGATCGGTGGTGTTTACGTTCAGATGGAGGATGAGATCGCCTCGATGAATGCCATACTGGGGGCATCATGGGCAGGAGTGAAGGCGATGACCTCTACCTCAGGACCGGGATTCAGTCTGATGATGGAGAACCTGGGTCTGGGGGTGATGCTGGAGACTCCCTGTGTGGTAGTCAATGTGCAGCGCGCTGGACCTTCCACGGGTCTGCCAACATCGGTGGGGCAGGGAGACATGATGCAGGCCAAGTGGGGCTCGCACGGAGTCTACGAAATCATTGCCATTGTCCCCAGCTCACCCCAGGAGATGTTCGACTTTACTATCACTGCGTTTAACCTTTCAGAGAAGTACCGCGTTCCGGTGCTACTGATGGCTGATGAGACAGTAGGCCACATGAGCGAGAAGGTGGTAATGCGACGGGTAGCACCAGAAGAACTGGTGCAGCGACGCCGGCCCACGGCGCCACCTGGAAAGTATTGGCCCTATCAGCCAGACAGTGATCTTGTTCCTCCCATGGCCATCGCTGGTGAGGGGTACCGCTTTCATGTTACCGGTTTGACCCATGACGAGAGGGGCTATCCGGAGATGACTGCCGCAGCACAGGAACGGCTGGTACGCCGGCTGGTAGATAAGATCAGACTGAACAGGAAAGATATCATAAATTATGAAGAGGTGGGCACAGAGGATGCAGAGGTTGTGGTCTGTGCCTACGGAATAACTGCCCGGGTCGCGCGGCGTGCTGTCCAGCAGGCACGAGATGAGGGAATACGAGCAGGCCTTTTGCGGCTGATAACGGTGTGGCCCTTTGCCGAGGACCGTGTCAGAGAGTTGTCACAACAGGTTAAGGCCTTCGTAGTTCCCGAGATAAACTACGGCCAGATCGTGTTGGAGGTAGAGCGGTGTGCCGGCGGTAGAGCCAAGACATTGCTCCTGCCACACATGGGCGGCGGTATGCACCAACCCCAGACCATCCTGGAAGGCATAAGAGAGGCATTGCGTTGA
- a CDS encoding 4Fe-4S binding protein produces the protein MTVQRKLSDQEEKPAKKVRIVIQKDRCKGCRYCVEICPKGILIIGNEMNAKGYALPNVAEENRCTGCGLCEMICPDFAIWLA, from the coding sequence ATGACGGTACAGAGAAAGCTCTCTGATCAGGAAGAAAAGCCTGCCAAAAAGGTACGGATAGTCATACAAAAGGATAGGTGTAAAGGCTGCCGTTACTGCGTGGAAATCTGCCCCAAGGGGATACTCATCATAGGCAATGAGATGAATGCGAAGGGCTATGCCCTCCCCAATGTGGCGGAGGAGAACAGGTGTACGGGCTGTGGCCTGTGCGAGATGATCTGCCCCGACTTTGCGATTTGGCTGGCCTAA